Proteins from one Puntigrus tetrazona isolate hp1 chromosome 10, ASM1883169v1, whole genome shotgun sequence genomic window:
- the sppl3 gene encoding signal peptide peptidase-like 3 — protein sequence MAEQSYSWAYSLVDSSQVSTFLISILLIVYGSFRSLNMDCENQEKDKDGNPTATGSFNNANSNNSIQTIDSTQALFLPIGASVSLLVMFFFFDSVQVVFTICTAVLATIAFAFLLLPMCQYLTRPCSPQNKISFGCCGRFTLAELLSFSLSVMLVLIWVLTGHWLLMDALAMGLCVAMIAFVRLPSLKVSCLLLSGLLIYDVFWVFFSAYIFNSNVMVKVATQPADNPLDVLSRKLHLGPGMGRDVPRLSLPGKLVFPSSTGSHFSMLGIGDIVMPGLLLCFVLRYDNYKKQATGEVPGPVNMSGRMQRVSYFHCTLIGYFVGLLTATVASRIHRAAQPALLYLVPFTLLPLLTMAYLKGDLRRMWSEPFHAKSSSSRFLEV from the exons atgGCGGAGCAGAGCTACTCCTG GGCGTACTCCCTCGTCGACTCTAGCCAGGTGTCAACCTTCCTCATCTCCATCCTTCTCATCGTCTATGGCAGCTTTAG ATCATTAAACATGGACTGTGAGAACCAGGAGAAGGACAAGGATGGAAACCCCACCGCCACTGGCTCCTTCAACAATGCCAACTCTAACAACA GTATTCAGACCATAGACTCCACACAGGCCCTGTTCTTGCCCATCGGAGCCTCTGTGTCTCTGCTCgtcatgtttttcttctttgacTCGGTTCAGGTGGTGTTCACCATATGCACTGCAG TTCTAGCGACCATCGCGTTTGCATTTCTCCTGCTGCCGATGTGCCAGTATCTGACCAGGCCCTGCTCCCCACAGAACAA GATCTCTTTCGGCTGCTGTGGCCGCTTTACATTGGCGGAGCTGCTGtcgttttctctctctgtcatgcTGGTTCTCATCTGGGTGCTGACGGGCCACTGGCTGCTCATGGATG CTCTTGCCATGGGTCTTTGTGTGGCCATGATTGCATTTGTGCGACTGCCCAGTCTCAAGGTGTCCTGCCTGCTGCTGTCGGGCCTTCTCATCTATGATGTGTTCTGG GTCTTCTTCTCCGCCTACATTTTCAACAGTAACGTGATGGTGAAGGTGGCCACTCAGCCTGCTGACAACCCCCTTGATGTGCTCTCACGCAAGCTGCACCTGGGCCCTGGCATGGGACGGGATGTCCCCCGTCTCTCCCTGCCAGGAAAGCTGGTGTTCCCCAGCTCCACCGGCAGCCACTTCTCCATGCTGGGCATTGGTGATATCGTCATGCCGGGCTTGCTGCTGTGCTTTGTGCTCCGATACGACAACTATAAGAAACAGGCCACTGGAGAGGTGCCCGGTCCTGTCAACATGTCCGGACGCATGCAGCGGGTTTCCTACTTTCACTGCACCCTGATTGGTTACTTTGTTG GTCTGTTGACTGCAACTGTGGCCTCTCGTATTCACCGCGCAGCCCAACCTGCTCTCCTGTACCTGGTGCCCTTCACCCTGCTGCCTCTGCTCACCATGGCCTACCTGAAG GGCGACCTGCGGCGCATGTGGTCTGAGCCCTTCCATGCCAAGTCCAGCAGCTCCCGCTTCCTGGAGGTATGA